Below is a window of Jonesiaceae bacterium BS-20 DNA.
TCGCCCGCCTATATGAAATCTGCCTGCGCACCGGAGCCGACGGGCAAGATGCGACCAATATTTTTCATGACCGAAAACTGTTGGGCGAACTCTACGTGGGCGCCTACGCCAGGTTTCACCCCGAGCTGGCCTTTGTTCTTGTCGATCAAGACGACAACATCCAGGGCTATGCAGTGGGAGTTAGCGATTCAATCGCGTTCGACAACCTTTTAGACAGACACTGGTGGCCCTGGCTACGAGCACGCTATCCCGCCGCCTCCCCACTAATAACCCACCCCAAGGACGCCGACCTAGTCAACGCCCTGCACAACTGGAGCGGGACCGACCAAGCCGTAGCAGCACAATTCCCAGCCCACCTCCACATCGACCTTTTACCCAGTGCACAGGGTGGGGGCAACGGCAAGCGGCTACTTCTCACACTGCTCGACGCTTTGAAAGAGACCGGAGCCACGGGTGTCCATCTAGGCGTCTCCGCGTCGAACAAACAGGCCCGGGGTTTCTATGAACACCTGGGATTTACCGTGCTGAGCCGCGGAAACAACGCCATTACGATGGCAATGAAGTTCAACATGTGAGACGGAAGCTTGCTCGGGGAAATTGCCCCAATTCGGCCCTATTCCCCAAGATCGTGCGCAAGGTCACACACAAAGCGCTATTTCCTGCGGTTCTGAGAGCCAGTAGGTCTGGTGCATTCCTAGATCTCGTGTAAAGTTTCGTAGTAATCCGCAGTTTACTTAGGTCTAGGCCTAGCAAGGAGCACCTGTTCCTCGCTACAGTGAACTGCGAAGTTGCAGTGCCTCGCACGTCTGTAGGGTTCCATCAGCATTTATGCCGGAACAAATTCTTGAACCTCAAGAGCTTTTGACGACGATCACCGTGACGACCCGGCCTCCACATGGAGGGCGTCCGATATAACTCTTGAAGGAGAACATCATGGCATTTGGAACCGTAAAGTGGTTTAACGCAGAAAAGGGCTTCGGCTTCATTGCACCAGAGGACGGCACCGCTGACGTATTCGCTCACTACAGCGCAATCCAGTCAAACGGCTACCGCACCCTGGAAGAAAACCAGAAGGTTGAGTTCGACGTAACCCAGGGTCCAAAGGGCCCACAGGCTGAGAACATCCGCCCAGCGTGATCCCACTCCGAGCACTAGCTCGGATGTAAGACGCAAGGCATAACGGCTTAGGCCGTACCTTAAATCTTGAGCAAGAGGCTCGCAGCATCGCTGCGGGCCTCTTGTTTTGTATCTAACGGAGATCAACCTAGGCTCTACGTAATACAAAGCTTCTGGCCGCAGTGGCACTAATCACAGAAGCAATATCGGGGCAGGCACAAATATTGCGTAATGATCATCGGTTTAGCCACTCTAAATAGGTAGGCCCTAAACGGCTTGAGATACAACTGACCTCATTGAAAGGAGCGCACACAAGGTGCAAACAATTGTTGACCCCGATGAAACCATGACCGGCCGAGTCTTTAACGCCCTTTCACCGATCCATCAGTCCCTCTTGTGGAACTTTGAAGTGGAACGCTTATCGCTCTCCGAGGTCACCAAAATAATGGGTCTTGTTCCCAAAGATGTCGTCATCCAACTCTCAGCAGCCCGTCTCAGGTTCTGCAACAAGTGGACCGAGTTGCAGAGCCATAATTCGAGACTCCGCCCCACCTGTCAACAAAATTCACGGCAGCTTCGCGCTTATGCAGAATCGCGACTCAATCCGATTGAGCGTAGACAGGTCCAAAGTCACTTGAAAGACTGCTTTAGATGCGCGATCTTGGTAAGTGAAACTCGGTTCCTTGCCTCTCACCTACAAATCGCACTCCGCCCGCAGCGGATGCCAGATACCGCAGCTAACAAGAACAGTTCCCATTTTTCCGGCACTACTTTGAACGTTGATGATGTCAGTGAGTATTAACAGCACACTCAGCCTTGCCGAGCACTCCGATGCAGAACTCATTGTTCGCACCAGAGAGCTGGATGACGCTGCCTATTCCACTTTGTGGAAACGGCACAACGCTGCCGCGCTATCTGCTGCACGCTCAATCACTCACCGGCACGACCCCGAGGACATGGCCCAAGAGGCCTTCGTTCGCATTCTCAACGCAATCCGTAACGGTGCTGGACCCGAGCAGGGGTTTCGATCGTACTTATATACGACCCTTCGCACTATCTCGATGGCTTGGTCCGAGAAAAACCAAAACACCGTCGATATTGATGACCAAGTAAATCTCCTCAGCGATGGTTCAGACCTTTCCACGGAGACTGCAGATAAGAGTTTGACTGTCACCGCGTTTGCCGCTTTACCGTCCGAGTGGCGCACCGTCTTGTGGTACACCGAAGTTGAGCAGATGACGCCCGCTGAGATTGCACCAATCTTGGGCATGACTCCGGGCGCGGTCGCGGCTCTCTCCTTCCGAGCTCGCAATGGTCTACGGCAGTCGTGGCTTCAGGCTCATGCGGCCGCGCCTAACCCCGAGGCCTCGTCCGAGTGCAAGTGGGCGCACGATAGTTTTGCAGCCTATCTGCGCGACACGTTGTCTGCCCGCAGGACTGAGCGGATCCAGAATCACCTAGTTGCTTGCTTTCCGTGTTCAACCGCTTTTGCGGAACTCAGCGAAGTCAATGAAAGTCTGCGCGGTCTCCTCCTGCCACTGGCACTTGGGGTTCCCGCAACTGCCCTATTCAAGTCCGGAGTCCTGGCGGTTCCGGCTACGAGCGTTATCTCGGCAGTTCCGGCCGTAGCTCCCGTGTCCTGGGAGAGCATACCCGCATGGCTCAACTCCAACCGCCCAGTTGTGACTGGGGTGAGCGCAGGGGCTATCACTCTTGGTGCCGTAGGAGTAGCACTAGCCCTGTTTATTCCACCAACCACGGTTCCCCAAGCGCAAGTACCCACATCTGCGTCCAGCACCGCTCCCGCACCGAGCAGCAACCCAACTACCCCGGGCCAAACAACGGTTGCAACTCCTGACCCAACTACCGAGATCCCGTCGCAGCAGCCCGACGTTGATACCGACACGGCGGCAGAAGACCCCGCTCAGCCAGCCGAGCGACCTACGCCACCGACTGCAACCAGGCATCCTGCACTTCGACCTACCCAGAGCCCTAACCCACCCCCTACGGGCCTTGCAGTGTTGCCCCAGCCAATTCCAACGCCTCCAAGCGTTGAAGGGCCAAGCACGCCTCCTCCAAGCCCTACGGCAACGCCCAAGCCAACGCCGACCCCGGTTCCACCGACGCCTACGCCAACGCCACCCGTGCCGACACCAACTCCGCCTACTGCGCCGGCTGAGGTTCCTGTGACCGTGCAGAGCGTTTCCCACAACCCTCAGGTTGTTCCTGCCCTTGCGGGGGAGGGGACACCAGGAGCGACAATCACCGTCCTGACCGGTGGAAAAGAACTGGCCAGCACTACCGTTTCTGAAGACGAGACCTGGCAACTG
It encodes the following:
- a CDS encoding GNAT family N-acetyltransferase, with protein sequence MSRTLKIRKLTEGNPEEIARLYEICLRTGADGQDATNIFHDRKLLGELYVGAYARFHPELAFVLVDQDDNIQGYAVGVSDSIAFDNLLDRHWWPWLRARYPAASPLITHPKDADLVNALHNWSGTDQAVAAQFPAHLHIDLLPSAQGGGNGKRLLLTLLDALKETGATGVHLGVSASNKQARGFYEHLGFTVLSRGNNAITMAMKFNM
- a CDS encoding sigma-70 family RNA polymerase sigma factor — its product is MSINSTLSLAEHSDAELIVRTRELDDAAYSTLWKRHNAAALSAARSITHRHDPEDMAQEAFVRILNAIRNGAGPEQGFRSYLYTTLRTISMAWSEKNQNTVDIDDQVNLLSDGSDLSTETADKSLTVTAFAALPSEWRTVLWYTEVEQMTPAEIAPILGMTPGAVAALSFRARNGLRQSWLQAHAAAPNPEASSECKWAHDSFAAYLRDTLSARRTERIQNHLVACFPCSTAFAELSEVNESLRGLLLPLALGVPATALFKSGVLAVPATSVISAVPAVAPVSWESIPAWLNSNRPVVTGVSAGAITLGAVGVALALFIPPTTVPQAQVPTSASSTAPAPSSNPTTPGQTTVATPDPTTEIPSQQPDVDTDTAAEDPAQPAERPTPPTATRHPALRPTQSPNPPPTGLAVLPQPIPTPPSVEGPSTPPPSPTATPKPTPTPVPPTPTPTPPVPTPTPPTAPAEVPVTVQSVSHNPQVVPALAGEGTPGATITVLTGGKELASTTVSEDETWQLTIPATAIQANVPYTFEVRQVTPSSATEVTQVLNTDGAATFSFVAPKWSHVAASTGVAAGSPNAIQSGGTIQVIGGNPGSPNSSIHFYFSGQQGSKMRVAINGAPQNTHDGEGDNLLVRTWTKRWTSQEAGLQVLEVYYEQAGNSGGESLRGPSARFNLNVSLK
- a CDS encoding cold-shock protein, giving the protein MAFGTVKWFNAEKGFGFIAPEDGTADVFAHYSAIQSNGYRTLEENQKVEFDVTQGPKGPQAENIRPA